ACCAGATACAAAAGAACGACAAAAGGACTTAAAGCCTTTGAAAATCACCTTATTGCACTTGAAAATTTAATAAAACAACAATACAAATAATTTTTTTATTCATTCACTTTGAAAATCAAAGTACTTTTAAAACATGATTAAATGAAAGGAATTCGATTAAAACTGATGCTGCACCTCTATAATTGGTCTTCCAAAGTATATGCAGACATCTTTAAATGGAACAAAAAAGCTTGGGGAATATCTAAGGCAGATTTTATGACCTACCCCGTTGGAAGCATCGGCCATAATCTGGGGCTCTTTTATGAAAGTAAAGGTTTCGATGTCATGCCCAAACTGGAAAATCACGATGTATTTCATATCCTGACTGAAACAGGAACAGAGATACAAGATGAAATTGCCATGCAATTCCTCTTACTTGGTAATGGAAAGATCAGCCTCTATCTTATGGCAATGATTTTTATTGGCGGAATCTTATTTCCCGAGCATTTCGGTTATTACAAAAGACATTTTCAGAAAGGTCGATCGCTCCAAAACTTCCATCATTTAGAATTTAAAGAAATCCTTCATTGGCAATTAACGGAGCTTCAAATTGCCTTATACAGTGAAAATATTCAAATAGATTTAAACAACTAAAATCATGGACTACAACAATTCATCACCGATAGAGCAATCGTCATTTTTTGAGAAAATCAGTAATTCCACTGTCCTAAAGTTATTTGTCATTTTCTTTCTTTCCCTGATATTGCTCATTCCACTTTCGTTAATAAGCGATTTAATAGAAGAACGGAAAAATAGGGAACAGGAAGTTTCTGGCGGTATTGCATTAAACTGGGGAAAGGAGCAGGTTATTTCCAGTCCTGTGTTGGCTATCCCCTATCGCGAGACTATACCACTTTCTGCCGAAAAAGCCGAAAAATCGAACCTTAGAGAAGAGCTGAAATGGATATTTGTCTTACCCAAAACATCCAATATCACAACCGATATAACGCCACAGCATCTCTCTCGAGGTATTTATAATGCCGTAGTTTACAACAGCAACATCACATTAGACGGTTCTTTTGACAAAATATCCCTAGAAAAACTCGAGATCCCAAATGAGCAAATTGACTGGAAAGGCAGTAAGCTTATTTTCGGCATCCAGGATTTTAAAGGCTTAGGCAAGCGCCCATCCTTGAATTGGGATGGCAATGAATTGACTTTCGACCCAGACTTTAATAATCTCAAATTATTTACGCAAAATTTAGTCTGTCCTGTACCTTTGGATCCGCAGAAAACAGACAATCGTTTTAAGATAAAACTAAATCTAAAAGGATCCAAATCATTGAATTTTCTTCCGCTGGGTGATCAGACAAACATCCAGGCTAAGGGTAACTGGGCTAATCCAAGTTTCACAGGTGCATTCTTACCGGGCAAACGTAATACCGAAACCTCCAATTTTTCGGCTTCCTGGGAAATCCCTTCTTTCAGTCGGATGCTGCCGCAACAATGGACAGACGATGCCCGTTCGATCTTTCAGTTCGATAACAACCTCGAAAATGGAAATGAGGGCAATGAGCAAAAGCCAGCACAAGCCGTCAGCACTACAATTGCCTCTGCATATAACCTATTGGATAACGCAGACATGATTACAATTAACTTCCTACCAGATATCAATAACTATCAAAAAACAACACGGGTCGCCAAATATGGTATTTTAGTTATCATCCTGACCTTTACTTCGCTCCTATTCACCGAGGTGATCAAGAAAAAACGGATCCATATCATCCAATATATTCTGATTGGAGCAGCGATGGTTCTTTTCTATACATTGCTGCTCGCGCTATCCGAGCATATTGGATTTAATCTAGCTTACTTAACGGCTTCAGTCGCTACAGTTATGTTGATTGGCAGTTTCATTAAATCAATTACCAAAGACCAGAAATCGGCGCTATTGCTGAGTTCTATTCTGGCTTTATTTTATCTTTTTATCTATATCCTCATGCAACTTCGGGATTATTCCCTTATCGCTGGAACAATTGGCATCTTTATCATTTTGGCGATTTTGATGCGCGTTTCAACAAAAATAAACTGGTATCAATTTGATAATAGCCATGTGGATCAATAAACAACGTCTTCGACTTTATTGGGTATTAATTCAGATACTATTAAAAAAATAAGGATTTACAATTCTAATAAGCCATTTCTAAATGAAAGAGATGGCTATTTTTTTACTCGACTTAGCATTTATGACCAAATTCTGTAACTTGCGAAGAAATTTTTCAGCGGCATAGATATGTTTAAACAGATGAAAAAACTTACAATACTTACATTAGCGATTATGGCGTGTAACCTAAGCAATGCGCAAGAAAGCAAAGACGGAAAAAATAACTCCAAATTAGTGTCGGAATCGCCACAACCGATCAACCCAACTACACTTTGGGACCTTGGTCGTGTTTCGGCCGAAGGACTTTCTGCAGACGGCAAAACATTGGTATACGGTGTTTCCAATTATAATCTGGAGAGCAATTCAAGTGAAAAAAATCTCTATACAGTTTCACTCACAAACGGGACTAGCAGTCAGTTCACCGACCAAAAAGGTGGTGAAACAGTCGTTCAGATCGAACCAAATGGCGACGTCATTTATTTGTTAAAGGGGCAGTTATGGAAGAAGAACCTATCTAAGGCTGAAGCAGTTCAATTGACGAATGGCGATATTGCTTTAGAAAATGTCAAGTTTTCTCCTGATGGAAAACAAATACTTTTCAGCCAGTCCGTGCTCGTAAAAAAATACCACAGCACAGATAAATATCCCGAACTACCAAAGTCGGACGTTTATATCTATGACAACTTAGACTACAGACATTGGGATACCTTCAATGATGGCAAATTCAGTCATCCTTTTGTGGCGAGTTATATTGATGGTAAAGTTGGCGAGCCGGTAGACCTATTAAAGGATCAAGCTTTCTACAGCCCTCAGGCACCATTTGGTGGCGCAGAAGATTTTGCCTGGTCTCCCGATAGCAAGGCAGTGCTCTATGTCTGTAAAAAGAAATTCGGAACAGATTATGCTGTCAGTACCAACACCGATATTTATCGCTATGATCTCGCTAGCGGAACGACGTCTAACCTGACAGAAGGAATGAATGGGTATGATACAGCCCCAACCTATTCTCCCGATGGGAAAAGCCTAACTTGGCTCAGCATGAAAACCGATGGTTATGAATCGGACAAAAATGACATCATACTATTTGACAAAAACAGCTCAATTCGTTTAAATCTAACAGCACATTGGGATGGTACGGTCAATAGTTTTATCTGGAGCAGTGACAATCGAAAAATCTATTTTACAGCTGCTACGAAAGGTACCGTTCAACTATTTGAACTTGAAGTACCGACCAATATCAAAGCTAAAAGTTTACCAAAAATACATCAAATTTCAGAAGGTGACTTTGACATCACCGGTATTGTAGGCCAAGTAGCTGACAAATTAATCGTTAGCTCTACAAAGTTTACCCGTGCAACAGAAATCTTCAGCTTTGATCTAAAAACCAAATCTTTAACTCCGGTCACTAAAGTCAACGATGCAAAATATGCAAGCATCAGCGAAAACAAAATTGAAAAACGTATCGCAAAGGCATCCGATGGAGCCGATCTGTTCTCATGGGTAATCTATCCGCCAAACTTTGACCCTGCAAAAAAATATCCAACGATACTTTACTGTGAAGGCGGCCCTCAATCCGCACTGACACAATTTTATTCGTTCCGTTGGAATTTACAATTGATTGCATCACAAGGTTATATTGTCATCGCTCCAAACCGTAGGGGTATGCCTGGCTGGGGGGTAAAATGGAATGAAGCTATTTCCCAAGACTGGGGCGGTCAGCCAATCCGGGATTACTTGGCCGCCATAGACGATATCTCCAAAGAGTCTTATGTAGATACAACACGCCGCGCGGCGATTGGGGCTAGTTATGGTGGATACTCTGTTTATCAACTAGCTGGCGTGCATCAAAACCGTTTCAAAACGTTCATTGCGCACAATGGTTTATTCGACATGAGAAGCTGGTATGGTACCACAGAAGAACTCTTTTTCGCCAACCACGAACTGGGCGGAGCGTACTGGGATAGCAAAAATGAGAAATCCTATACCGCATTCAACCCGATTGAAAAAGCAAATAATTGGCACACACCAATTTTGATCTTTCAGGGTGGAAGAGATTATCGTGTTCCAATCGGACAAGGACTGGCAGCATTCCAATTGGCTCAGCTCAAAAAAATTAAGAGCCGTCTGGTCTACCTACCTGATGAAAATCACTGGGTGCTATCCGGACAAAACGCACAGGTTTGGCAAAGAGAATTCTTTACCTGGCTTAAAGAAACCTTATAGAAAGTACGGTGAAATCGGATCGGATGATCATCTACTTTCGCGACCAATAAAGTCGCTCGTAAAGTGCTGAATTTAGCAGAATAGAAACGCCACTCGATGAGTGGCGTTTCTATTTCAATTCAATACTTACCATACCATACTCTTGTTAACCATTGGTTAACATCAGCTTCTAGTTTAACTGTGGTTTTACAGGGGGTTAACAGGGGTATAACAGGGGGTTAGCCCGGGTATACCCCTATTAACCCCCTGTTATACCCCTTTAAAAAGGTAGTTAAAACGGTGCTAATTTAGAACATCGTATAAGCTTGGGTACAAGAAAGTGCTGGTTGGTTAAGTATAAACCAAGGAAGCAAATTTAGGGTATAGGACCGTCGACAAATTCCAACACCCAACGGCAATCTTATGAAAACAGAAAAGCCTGCTGTAGGCAGGCTTTTCATGTATATTATCTGATTTGATCTCTTAAATCTACTTTTCACCTTTTTTTCCAAAGATGGAAAGTTTGATATATTTCCCAGGTTTCTCTTTAACGTCCTTCATCAAATTATCCATTTCCTTTGAAGCATTATTAAGATTATTGTATAAAGCTTCGTCATTGAGCAATAAACCGATAGATCCCTTACCACTATTAATTTTTCCAGTGATCTCCTGAAAATCATTGACTGCAGCATTTACTTTGTTCATGGTGTGTTCAAAATCCAATCGGGCGGCCTTATCGGTAATATTATTCAGATTAGACATAATCGCATTGATTTTCTCACCATTTTGTGAAAAATTGGAAGTGATAGATTCCAGATTAGCCATGATTCTATTCAGTCTTCCCTTTTCATCCCCCACTAGACCTTCGACATCTTTGGTGATGCCTTCCACATTTTTTAAAGAAGTGGAAATACTATGAATGCTTCTTTTAAAGTCGTCCTGAAACTGTTTGTCTAAGACAGTATTGACGACCGATAGCGTTGAATCCAGTTTAATGGTAATTGTTTCGATCCGTTTTTGAATGGGTTCAACCTTATCCATTATATTCGGTTGAACACCTGAAGTTAAAAAATCGCCATCCTTTGCCAATTCCTTACTGTTGCCCATTTCGAAAACAATAGCCTTACTTCCCAACAAATCTGTGCTTGAAATTCTCGCTACTGTGTTTTTTGGTATATCGTAATGAGAATGGATCTTAAACTCCGTTTTGATCTTCCCATCTGCCTGTAAAATCATTTTTGAAACACGCCCAATCTGATAGCCATTGACCAGGACAGGCTTGGAGGGAGTTAGGCCATCTACAGTCGTATAGGTCGTGTAAAAAGTATTATCGCTGCTAAAAACATCATTTCCTTTTAGAAAGCTATATCCAATAAATAATAAAACTATTGCAACTGTTGCTAATATGCCGACTTTTGTCTCGTTTGAAATTTTCACAAATAACCTATTTAGTAATGATCATTAATTTAAGTTTAAAACAGCATAAAAGCAAATCTGTTTAGCGTTCTACAGAATTTTTATAAATTTTCAGAGCCGAAACCAAATTATCAACAACCTCCTGTTGCCCTTCATCAGACAGGAGATAGCTCTCTTCTTCTCTATTACTAATAAAGCCAATTTCCGTCAATACAGCTGGCATACCTGCTTCTGCTAGCACAGCTAACCCTTTCTCCCAAAATCCTCTACTATATCGGCCCGCTTTCACATACTCACCTTCGATCATCTGTGCCAGGCGAATACTTTTTTCACGGAATCGGTTTTTCATCAAGGAAAAGATGATCGCACTTTCAGGGTCTTTTGGATCAAATCCCTGATAATTTTCTTTATAGTTTGATTCCAGTAACAAGGAAGCATTTTCGCGAACGGCAGCATCTTGCTGTCCCAAACGATGCGAACCAGAGACCAAAGTTTCGGTACCATGCGCACTGGCACCGCTGGAATTACAGTGTATCGAAATAAATAGATCGGCTTTATTGGCATTCGCCAAACGGATACGTTTGTAAAGCTCAACAAATTCGTCGGTCGTACGTGTATAGACAATCTTGATACCTGGAATATCCTTCTGAATCTGCTTTCCTAATTTTAACGCAACTTCAAGGGCTACATTTTTCTCCAACGATCGCCGTCCAGCCGCCCCTGTATCTTTTCCACCATGGCCAGCATCAATTACAATCGTTCTTATTTGGTAGTCCGGAGGCTCTACCTGCCCATTGTTTAATTTGAAAGAATTCAATAAAAAAAATCCCAAAGTAGCAAACACAACGCTACACCATTTTCTAATTCTTAAATCTGATTTCATTGAATAATTATTTGCTCTACTATAAACGAATCAAAATGAGTCTATATTATTTCTTTAATAGATAACGATATTTAACATATTTTCTATTGCTTTTTTGACTAATTTTGTCTCTCGAAGTTTAACATTATTTCACAAAAATAACATTTGTCTTTAATTTTGAAGTCGTTAATCAACATTTTAACACTATTTATCATTCTTGCAATGGGCAATTCTAGCTTTGCTCAAAGTAATATTCCTTTAAAACAGAACGGACTTCAAGGTAAAGATCCTATTTCGGCGACCAATAAATCGCAAGACACGAGTAAATCCAAAACTGCAGATACGACCAAATCTGTAAGCGATACGACCAAGAAAAAAGGAAGTGGTTTGCAGGCTGAAGTGAGTATTATTGCGGTTGACTCGCAGAAATCTGAAGTTGCCAAGAATATAAGTCACCTTTATCGCGGAGCAAAGGTAAAATATCAAGATTTTGAACTTTCTGCCGATTATATCCGTCTTGACCGAAACAAGAAAAAGATTTTTGCTTCTGGGATCTATGACAAAAGTGGTAAATATGTAGGGCGTCCTATCGTCATCATGGGAAATGGTGAATCACCGAAAACGGTAGACTCACTCTATTACGATTACGAAAAACAAGAGGGAAACACCTACGGTATTATGACCGAAGTTGATGGTGGATTTATCCAGGCCAATATTGTGCGAAAGAATATCTACGACGAAATGTCGATATACAAGGGATTATATAGTACCTGTAATCTACCCTATCCACATACCCATTTTGGCATTCATATCACCAAAGGAATTGTCACTAAAAACCAGATTATTTCCGGTCCGGCTTATCTTGTGGTGATGGGTGTACCTATGCCGGTGGCATTTCCATTTGCGTTTTTCCCAAAACCAGATAAAAGAGCATCTGGTTTTCTCTTCCCATCTTTTGGGGAAGATTATACCAGAGGATTCTCGATGCGGGATATCGGTTGGTATTTGGCCTTCAACGATTACTGGGACAGTGAGATTAGAGGTTCCTTGTATTCTAAAGGTTCATGGGAAGCGTCCATCAATACGCGCTATACCGTCAACTATAAATTTAACGGTGGTTTTAATATCCGTTATGCCAATACCAAAACGGGTATTGAAGGAACATCTAATTATGGCTCCAATAAGGATTTTAATGTCACTTGGAACCATACTCAACGCCAGGAAGCCAATCCAGGAACATCTTTCTCTGCAAGTGTTAACTTTGGTACAAGTTCTTTCTTTCAAAATACCGGAACCGGAAGTACACAAAACACCTATGAAAACCTTGCACGTAACCGTATGGGCTCGTCCATCAGTTATGGAAAAGTATTTGCCGATGGCAAGGTAAACCTCACAGCCAGCTTAACGCATAATCAGGATATGGCTACGCGCAGTATACAGATGAGTTTACCAAATATCAGCTTAAACGTATCCTCTTTCAATCCATTTGACAGCAAAGACCGTGTCGGTGAACAAAAATGGTATCAACGCATCAATGTCGGTTATAGTTTCCAAGCACAAAACTCGGTAAGCACCATTGATACATTGTTGTTTAAACCAGGAGGTTTCAAAAAATTCCAAAATGGTTTCCAACACAATATTCCAATCAGTCTATCACTCAATGCTTTTAAATATTTCCAGTTCAATACCAGTGTAAACTATACCGAACGTTGGTATTTACAAAGTACGCGACAAAGCATCGACAATACCGCTGCAGGTTATAAACAACGTATCGATACCGTTCAGGGATTCAATCGTGCATACGATTACTCGGTATCGACCGGACTTTCGACCAAGGTTTATGGTAATTATTTCCCTAAAATAGGTAACCTTAAGCAGATCAGACACGTCGTTACACCGTCGATCAACCTGAACTATAGACCCGATTTTTCGGATCCAAGATATGGTTTCTATCAGCATTATAACGATCAATATGGGAACAGAAATGTATACTCAATCTTTAGTCAGGGTGTCTACGGATCTCCTTCTGCAGGAAAATCTGCAGGGATAGGCTTTTCCATTGACAATAACATCGAAGCAAAAGTCAAAAGTAAATCCGATACCACGGATGGAGGCATGAAGAAAATCCCTATTCTTCAAGGTTTGACGTTCAGCGGAAATTACAACTTTGTTGCCGACTCGCTAAAGTTGTCCCCAATTACTTTCTCTGGCCGTACAGCTTTTTTCGACCAAAAGATGAATGTAAACTTCAACGGTACATTTGATCCCTATTCGGTCAATGAAAATGGTGTCCGCGTCAATCGCTATGCCATTAAAGACGGTAGCCTTGCTCGTCTGACAAACTTTGGTCTTTCCTTTGACTATAGTCTGAATCCTAAGGCGGCGAAATCACGTAATAACAATATCGATTCTTTAAGAAAAGAAATGTCTGGAGCAGGTATGACTCCTGAGCAAGCACAGGCCTTGGCTCGAATCAGCTCAGATCCAAACGCATTTGTGGACTTTAATATCCCATGGAACCTTGCGGCATCGTTCAGTTTCAATATGGCAAAATCGTTCAACTCCAGTACACGAAGAATGCAGAGTCAGATCACAAGTACATTGAATTTAAATGGCGACTTCAGTGTTACACCAAAATGGAAAGTCACCTTTCAATCGGGATACGATTTCAAACAGAAGGAAGTGGTCATGACCTCTTTCAATATCTATCGAGATCTGCATTGTTGGGATATGTCATTTGGCTGGATGCCTTTTGGGCGGTTCCGAAGCTATAACGTCACCATTCGCGCAAAGGCATCGATCTTACAAGATCTTAAGCTCACAAAAAGAGCCAGTTCAGGAGGCAGTTATTTTTAAAATAACTGCTTTTTTTTTGAAATGCTATACGCGTATTGGTCAGCAGAACCATCAGTTTTTTTCAAAAAACTTCTTCCATCAAATACATTTTTACCATTTCGCTGTGCCGCAATTTTATGTAAGTTTATATCCTGAATCCAACACTATCCCCACAGATGCATTTTTTAAAGTAGGGAGGTGGTTGCATAATTATTTTAAAGATGAAAGCAGAGATTATTACCATAGGCGATGAGATCCTCATCGGTCAGATCATTGATACCAATTCAGGCTGGATTGCCAAGCAACTGCTCCAATTCGAAGTCGATATCGTTCAAATGACATCTATCCCAGATACCGAAGAGGCTATTTCAACGACATTGAAGGAGGCCTCAGTTCGGGCAGATCTTATTTTAATCACCGGAGGTCTGGGCCCGACGAAAGATGATGTAACAAAAAAAACCGCCGCAGCGTATTTTGGAACCACCTTGATACGGGATGAGCATGTACTTCGGCACGTGACCAACATATTTGAATCACGCAATCTAAAAATGCTCGACATCAATCTGCAGCAGGCCGATGTTTTGGCAAATTGTGAAGTCCTATTTAACGACTATGGCACTGCACCCGGCATGCTGGTACACCAGAACCAAAAGAAGTTTATTTTTATGCCTGGTGTGCCATTTGAGATGAAATTTCTGATGGAAAAACATGTGCTGCCTTTATTAGCCAAACAGGATCCTGACTTATTTATCTGTCATGAGACAATTTTGGTCGGCGGAATCGGAGAATCCTATTTGGCAGAAGAAATAAAGGATATCGAATCAGAACTTCCTTCAAGCATAAAATTGGCCTATCTACCAACCTTGGCCTTTATCCGATTGAGACTCTCTGGTAAAAGCAGGAATAAATCTGACATTATGCTCCAGGTTGCCCTTTTTAAAACAAAGCTACTCCATCGTTTACAACAATATGTCATTGCAGATTATGATACCAGCATCGAACCTTATTTAATTAAAGAGCTTAGCCGCCGAGGTGCTACATTGACTACCGCAGAAAGCTGTACAGGTGGTAGCCTTGCCGCTTCAATAACCGCAGTAGCAGGAAGCAGCGTTATATTCCTTGGTGGTACTATCCCCTACTCCAACGCTTTAAAACAACAATTGTTGAACGTCAAAGAAGAAACACTGATCCAATATGGCGCAGTAAGTGAGCAGACTGCCATCGAAATGGCTTCCGGTTCAAAAAAGGCATTTTCGTCGGATTATGCTATTGCGACAACTGGGATAGCGGGGCCAGGTGGTGGAACAGTTGAGAAACCAGTTGGCACGATCTGGGTAGCTGTTGCGGGAAAAAAAGAAGTTTTAACCAAGAAGTTTCAGTTTAATAACGAAAGACTGATCAACATCGAACGTACCCGTATGAATGCTTTATTACTTTTATGGAAGTTGCTGGTAAAAGAAAAAGAACAAGACACACAATAAAGTAAAATAATATTTCAAAGAATACGTTATTTAAGGAATAATATTTTAAATTGTTGAAAGTAAACCACAATTTATTTAACTTCGTTTTTCTATAACGAGATTGCTAAAAAATATGGCTTTATATAAACTCTTGCTCCCAAAAATGGGAGAAAGTGTATCCGAGGCAACAATCACAAAATGGTTAAAACAACCTGGTGACCTGATTGATGAAGATGACACTTTATTGGAAATCGCAACGGACAAAGTTGATTCAGAGGTACCTTCCCCTGTAAAAGGTGTTTTAAAAGAGCATTGCTATACCGTAGACCAGACTGTCCAAGTTGGTGAAGTCGTTGCAATTATAGAAATTGAGGGCGAAAATGAAGAACCTGCGATTCAAGCACAAGAAAATACAGCTCCTTCAGCTACAGCTCCCGAAGAGATCATAGCGTTGAATATCCCTGGTGTAGACCAGCTGCCAAATGTAGCGGCTGAAATTTCGTCTTCTCCCTACGAGAATACCCTTCGTTTCTATTCACCTTTAGTAAAGAATATCGCACGTCACGAAGGATTGTCGCAGGATGAACTTGACCGTATCCAGGGTACTGGAGCAGAGGGAAGAGTGACAAAGGAAGATATTTTAAACTATGTAACACATCGAGATTCATCGGCAAAAACACCAAAGTCTATTCCGGCAGAGCACACGAACACGGCTACAGAATCTCCGAAAATAATCTCCACCGCTCCATCGCATGTTCACACTGTTGCCAATGGCAGTGATGAAATCATTGAAATGGACCGCATGCGAAGGTTGATTGCAGACCATATGGTCAAAAGCGTACAAACCTCTCCCCATGTATGTTCTTTTGTTGAGGCAGATGTAACCAATTTAGTTTTGTGGCGCAATAAAGTTAAAGATGCCTATAAAAAACGCGAAGGAGAAAACATTACGTTCACCCCTTTGTTTATCGAGGCGATTAGCAAGGCGCTCAAAGATTTTCCATTGGTCAATATCTCGATCGACGGTTACAATATCATCAAGAAGAAAAACATCAATATTGGTAT
The DNA window shown above is from Sphingobacterium thalpophilum and carries:
- the creD gene encoding cell envelope integrity protein CreD; amino-acid sequence: MDYNNSSPIEQSSFFEKISNSTVLKLFVIFFLSLILLIPLSLISDLIEERKNREQEVSGGIALNWGKEQVISSPVLAIPYRETIPLSAEKAEKSNLREELKWIFVLPKTSNITTDITPQHLSRGIYNAVVYNSNITLDGSFDKISLEKLEIPNEQIDWKGSKLIFGIQDFKGLGKRPSLNWDGNELTFDPDFNNLKLFTQNLVCPVPLDPQKTDNRFKIKLNLKGSKSLNFLPLGDQTNIQAKGNWANPSFTGAFLPGKRNTETSNFSASWEIPSFSRMLPQQWTDDARSIFQFDNNLENGNEGNEQKPAQAVSTTIASAYNLLDNADMITINFLPDINNYQKTTRVAKYGILVIILTFTSLLFTEVIKKKRIHIIQYILIGAAMVLFYTLLLALSEHIGFNLAYLTASVATVMLIGSFIKSITKDQKSALLLSSILALFYLFIYILMQLRDYSLIAGTIGIFIILAILMRVSTKINWYQFDNSHVDQ
- a CDS encoding dihydrolipoamide acetyltransferase family protein; this translates as MALYKLLLPKMGESVSEATITKWLKQPGDLIDEDDTLLEIATDKVDSEVPSPVKGVLKEHCYTVDQTVQVGEVVAIIEIEGENEEPAIQAQENTAPSATAPEEIIALNIPGVDQLPNVAAEISSSPYENTLRFYSPLVKNIARHEGLSQDELDRIQGTGAEGRVTKEDILNYVTHRDSSAKTPKSIPAEHTNTATESPKIISTAPSHVHTVANGSDEIIEMDRMRRLIADHMVKSVQTSPHVCSFVEADVTNLVLWRNKVKDAYKKREGENITFTPLFIEAISKALKDFPLVNISIDGYNIIKKKNINIGMAAALPNGNLIVPVIKNADQLSLVGLSKSVNDLAQRSRANKLKPDDTQDGTFTFTNIGAFGNIMGTPIINQPQAAILAVGTITKKPAVIETEYGDMIGIRHMMYLSLSYDHRAIDGALGGTFLKRVADYLENWDSNRVI
- a CDS encoding competence/damage-inducible protein A, with translation MKAEIITIGDEILIGQIIDTNSGWIAKQLLQFEVDIVQMTSIPDTEEAISTTLKEASVRADLILITGGLGPTKDDVTKKTAAAYFGTTLIRDEHVLRHVTNIFESRNLKMLDINLQQADVLANCEVLFNDYGTAPGMLVHQNQKKFIFMPGVPFEMKFLMEKHVLPLLAKQDPDLFICHETILVGGIGESYLAEEIKDIESELPSSIKLAYLPTLAFIRLRLSGKSRNKSDIMLQVALFKTKLLHRLQQYVIADYDTSIEPYLIKELSRRGATLTTAESCTGGSLAASITAVAGSSVIFLGGTIPYSNALKQQLLNVKEETLIQYGAVSEQTAIEMASGSKKAFSSDYAIATTGIAGPGGGTVEKPVGTIWVAVAGKKEVLTKKFQFNNERLINIERTRMNALLLLWKLLVKEKEQDTQ
- a CDS encoding S9 family peptidase; this encodes MKKLTILTLAIMACNLSNAQESKDGKNNSKLVSESPQPINPTTLWDLGRVSAEGLSADGKTLVYGVSNYNLESNSSEKNLYTVSLTNGTSSQFTDQKGGETVVQIEPNGDVIYLLKGQLWKKNLSKAEAVQLTNGDIALENVKFSPDGKQILFSQSVLVKKYHSTDKYPELPKSDVYIYDNLDYRHWDTFNDGKFSHPFVASYIDGKVGEPVDLLKDQAFYSPQAPFGGAEDFAWSPDSKAVLYVCKKKFGTDYAVSTNTDIYRYDLASGTTSNLTEGMNGYDTAPTYSPDGKSLTWLSMKTDGYESDKNDIILFDKNSSIRLNLTAHWDGTVNSFIWSSDNRKIYFTAATKGTVQLFELEVPTNIKAKSLPKIHQISEGDFDITGIVGQVADKLIVSSTKFTRATEIFSFDLKTKSLTPVTKVNDAKYASISENKIEKRIAKASDGADLFSWVIYPPNFDPAKKYPTILYCEGGPQSALTQFYSFRWNLQLIASQGYIVIAPNRRGMPGWGVKWNEAISQDWGGQPIRDYLAAIDDISKESYVDTTRRAAIGASYGGYSVYQLAGVHQNRFKTFIAHNGLFDMRSWYGTTEELFFANHELGGAYWDSKNEKSYTAFNPIEKANNWHTPILIFQGGRDYRVPIGQGLAAFQLAQLKKIKSRLVYLPDENHWVLSGQNAQVWQREFFTWLKETL
- a CDS encoding MlaD family protein; translated protein: MKISNETKVGILATVAIVLLFIGYSFLKGNDVFSSDNTFYTTYTTVDGLTPSKPVLVNGYQIGRVSKMILQADGKIKTEFKIHSHYDIPKNTVARISSTDLLGSKAIVFEMGNSKELAKDGDFLTSGVQPNIMDKVEPIQKRIETITIKLDSTLSVVNTVLDKQFQDDFKRSIHSISTSLKNVEGITKDVEGLVGDEKGRLNRIMANLESITSNFSQNGEKINAIMSNLNNITDKAARLDFEHTMNKVNAAVNDFQEITGKINSGKGSIGLLLNDEALYNNLNNASKEMDNLMKDVKEKPGKYIKLSIFGKKGEK
- a CDS encoding putative LPS assembly protein LptD — encoded protein: MGNSSFAQSNIPLKQNGLQGKDPISATNKSQDTSKSKTADTTKSVSDTTKKKGSGLQAEVSIIAVDSQKSEVAKNISHLYRGAKVKYQDFELSADYIRLDRNKKKIFASGIYDKSGKYVGRPIVIMGNGESPKTVDSLYYDYEKQEGNTYGIMTEVDGGFIQANIVRKNIYDEMSIYKGLYSTCNLPYPHTHFGIHITKGIVTKNQIISGPAYLVVMGVPMPVAFPFAFFPKPDKRASGFLFPSFGEDYTRGFSMRDIGWYLAFNDYWDSEIRGSLYSKGSWEASINTRYTVNYKFNGGFNIRYANTKTGIEGTSNYGSNKDFNVTWNHTQRQEANPGTSFSASVNFGTSSFFQNTGTGSTQNTYENLARNRMGSSISYGKVFADGKVNLTASLTHNQDMATRSIQMSLPNISLNVSSFNPFDSKDRVGEQKWYQRINVGYSFQAQNSVSTIDTLLFKPGGFKKFQNGFQHNIPISLSLNAFKYFQFNTSVNYTERWYLQSTRQSIDNTAAGYKQRIDTVQGFNRAYDYSVSTGLSTKVYGNYFPKIGNLKQIRHVVTPSINLNYRPDFSDPRYGFYQHYNDQYGNRNVYSIFSQGVYGSPSAGKSAGIGFSIDNNIEAKVKSKSDTTDGGMKKIPILQGLTFSGNYNFVADSLKLSPITFSGRTAFFDQKMNVNFNGTFDPYSVNENGVRVNRYAIKDGSLARLTNFGLSFDYSLNPKAAKSRNNNIDSLRKEMSGAGMTPEQAQALARISSDPNAFVDFNIPWNLAASFSFNMAKSFNSSTRRMQSQITSTLNLNGDFSVTPKWKVTFQSGYDFKQKEVVMTSFNIYRDLHCWDMSFGWMPFGRFRSYNVTIRAKASILQDLKLTKRASSGGSYF
- a CDS encoding N-acetylmuramoyl-L-alanine amidase is translated as MKSDLRIRKWCSVVFATLGFFLLNSFKLNNGQVEPPDYQIRTIVIDAGHGGKDTGAAGRRSLEKNVALEVALKLGKQIQKDIPGIKIVYTRTTDEFVELYKRIRLANANKADLFISIHCNSSGASAHGTETLVSGSHRLGQQDAAVRENASLLLESNYKENYQGFDPKDPESAIIFSLMKNRFREKSIRLAQMIEGEYVKAGRYSRGFWEKGLAVLAEAGMPAVLTEIGFISNREEESYLLSDEGQQEVVDNLVSALKIYKNSVER